A window from Betta splendens chromosome 1, fBetSpl5.4, whole genome shotgun sequence encodes these proteins:
- the xpo1a gene encoding exportin-1 — MPAEMTMLSDHPARQLLDFNQKLDISLLDNVVNSMYHDIGSQQRVAQEVLTNLKDHPDAWTRVDTILEFSQNMKTKYYALQILEAVIKTRWKILPRNQCEGIKKYVVGLIIKTSSDPAVLEKDGVYISKLNMILVQILKQEWPKHWPTFISDIVGASRTSESLCQNNMIILKLLSEEVFDFSSGQMTQVKAKHLKDSMCNEFSQIFQLCQFVMENSQNAPLVHATLETLLRFLNWIPLGYIFETKLISTLVYKFLNVPMFRNVTLKCLTEIAGVSVNQYEEQFVSLFTLTMCQLKQMLPLNTNIRVAYSNGKDDEQNFIQNLSLFLCTFLKEHGQLIEKRPNLRETLMEALHYMLLVSEVEETEVFKICLEYWNHLAAELYRESPFSTSSTPLLSDVPPRRHLYLPVLSQVRLLMVSRMAKPEEVLVVENDQGEVVREFMKDTDAINLYKNMRETLVYLTHLDYADTERIMTEKLHNQVNGTEWSWRNLNMLCWAIGSISGAMHEEDEKRFLVTVIKDLLGLCEQKRGKDNKAIIASNIMYIVGQYPRFLRAHWKFLKTVVNKLFEFMHETHDGVQDMACDTFIKIAQKCRRHFVQVQVGEVMPFIDEILNNINTIICDLQPQQVHTFYEAVGYMIGAQTDQAVQELLIEKYMLLPNQVWDSIIQQATKNVDILKDAETVRQLGSILKTNVRACKAVGHPFVVQLGRIYLDMLNVYKCLSENISSAVQTNGEMVTKQPLIRSMRTVKRETLKLISGWVSRSNDPQMVAENFVPPLLEAVLIDYQRNVPAAREPEVLSTMATIVNKLGVHITGEIPKIFDAVFECTLNMINKDFEEFPEHRTHFFYLLQAATSQCFPAFLAIAPAQFKLILDSIIWAFKHTMRNVADTGLQILYTLLQNVSGEEAAAQSFYQTYFCDILQHVFSVVTDTSHTAGLTMHATILAYMFNLVEEGKVSVALSTVSHTNNQAHVQEYIANLLKTAFPHLQDAQVKVFVTGLFSLNQDIPAFKEHLRDFLVQIKEFAGEDTTDLFLEEREAALRQAQDEKHKIQMSVPGILNPHELPEEMCD, encoded by the exons ATGCCAGCAGAAATGACAATGTTGTCAGATCATCCAGCCAGACAGCTGCTGGACTTCAATCAGAAATTGGACATCAGCCTGCTGGACAATGTTGTCAACTCTATGTATCATGACATTGGATCCCAG CAACGAGTGGCTCAGGAGGTGCTCACCAACTTGAAGGACCATCCAGACGCTTGGACACGGGTTGACACCATCCTGGAGTTCTCTCAGAACATGAAGACTAAA TATTATGCTCTGCAGATTTTGGAAGCAGTAATAAAAACACGGTGGAAGATTCTTCCAAGAAATCAGTGCGAAG GAATCAAGAAATATGTTGTTGGGTTGATCATCAAGACGTCTTCTGATCCTGCAGTGCTTGAG AAGGACGGAGTTTACATTTCAAAACTCAACATGATCCTTGTACAG ATCCTGAAGCAGGAATGGCCCAAACACTGGCCCACTTTCATCAGTGACATTGTGGGTGCGAGTCGGACCAGCGAGAGCCTATGTCAGAACAACATGATCATCCTGAAACTGCTCAGTGAGGAGgtttttgacttctccagtggcCAGATGACCCAAGTGAAGGCCAAGCACCTAAAAGACAG CATGTGCAATGAGTTCTCCCAGATATTCCAGCTGTGCCAGTTTGTGATG GAAAATTCCCAGAATGCCCCGCTGGTCCATGCCACTCTGGAGACTCTGCTCCGCTTCCTGAACTGGATTCCTTTAGGTTACATCTTTGAGACAAAGCTCATCAGCACTCTGGTCTACAAG TTCTTGAATGTGCCCATGTTTCGCAACGTGACACTAAAATGTCTGACGGAGATCGCGGGTGTGAGTGTGAACCAGTACGAGGAGCAGTTTGTCAGCCTGTTTACCCTCACTATGTGCCAGCTCAAACAG ATGCTGCCTTTGAACACTAACATCAGAGTGGCCTACTCCAACGGGAAGGACGATGAACAAAACTTCATCCAAAATCTcagcttgttcctctgcacctTCCTCAAAGAGCATGGCCAACTCATCGAGAAGAGGCCCAACCTGAGAGAGACGCTCATGGAG GCCCTGCACTACATGCTGTTGgtgtcagaggtggaggagacagaggtcTTTAAGATCTGTCTCGAGTACTGGAACCACTTGGCAGCTGAGCTCTACAGAGAGAGTCCTTTCTCGACATCCAGCACCCCACTGCTGTCTGACGTCCCGCCACGCAGACACCTCTACCTGCCCGTTCTCTCCCAG GTGCGTTTGCTGATGGTCAGCCGCATGGCCAAACCAGAGgaggtgctggtggtggagaaCGACCAGGGGGAAGTTGTCAGGGAGTTCATGAAGGACACGGATGCTATCAACCTCTACAAGAACATGAGGGAGACTCTTG TGTATTTGACCCATCTGGACTACGCCGACACTGAGCGCATCATGACAGAAAAGCTCCACAACCAGGTGAATGGCACCGAGTGGTCATGGAGAAACCTGAACATGCTCTGCTGGGCTATCGGCTCCATCAGTGGAGCGATGCacgaggaggatgagaagaggTTCCTAGTGACTGTCATCAAG GACCTTCTCGGCTTGTGTGAGCAGAAGAGAGGGAAGGACAATAAGGCCATCATAGCCTCCAACATCATGTACATTGTGGGACAGTATCCTCGCTTTCTCCGAGCCCACTGGAAGTTCCTCAAGACGGTTGTTAACAAGCTGTTTGAATTCATGCATG AGACACATGATGGAGTGCAGGACATGGCTTGTGACACCTTCATTAAGATTGCCCAGAAGTGCCGGCGCCATTTTGTGCAGGTCCAAGTGGGGGAGGTGATGCCCTTCATCGATGAGATCCTTAACAACATCAACACCATCATCTGTGACCTGCAGCCACAACAG GTTCATACTTTTTATGAGGCAGTGGGCTATATGATCGGGGCCCAGACAGACCAGGCAGTTCAGGAGCTTCTGATAGAGAAGTACATGCTGCTGCCAAACCAGGTGTGGGACAGCATCATCCAGCAAGCCACTAAG AATGTGGACATCCTGAAGGATGCAGAGACGGTGCGTCAGCTGGGCAGCATACTAAAGACAAATGTAAGAGCCTGTAAAGCTGTGGGCCATCCCTTCGTTGTCCAGCTGGGACGGATCTACCTTGACATGCTAAATGTCTACAAGTGTCTGAGCGAAAACATCTCATCTGCTGTCCAGACCAATG GTGAGATGGTGACCAAGCAGCCTCTGATCAGAAGTATGAGGACGGTGAAGAGAGAGACTTTGAAGCTGATCTCAGGTTGGGTCAGTCGCTCCAATGATCCTCAGATG GTGGCAGAGAACTTTGTCCCCCCCCTTCTTGAGGCTGTACTCATTGACTACCAGAGGAATGTTCCAGCTGCCAGAGAACCTGAGGTCCTCAGCACCATGGCAACCATCGTCAACAAGCTGGGAGTCCACATCACTGGGGAAATTCCCAAGATCTTTGATGCAGTCTTTGAGTGCACTTTGAACATGATCAATAAG GACTTTGAAGAATTCCCAGAACATAGAACCCATTTCTTCTACCTCCTTCAAGCTGCCACCTCCCAGTGCTTCCCAGCCTTCTTGGCCATCGCCCCGGCCCAGTTTAAACTCATCCTGGACTCCATCATCTGGGCATTCAAACACACCATGAGGAATGTGGCTGACACAG GACTGCAGATCCTCTACACGCTCCTGCAGAATGTTTctggagaagaagcagcagcacagagcttcTACCAGACTTATTTCTGTGACATCTTGCAGCACGTCTTCTCTGTGGTCACCGATACATCTCACACTGCAG GTTTAACCATGCACGCCACCATTTTGGCCTACATGTTCaacctggtggaggaggggaaggtcAGTGTGGCCCTGAGCACAGTCAGCCACACCAACAACCAGGCCCACGTCCAGGAATACATCGCCAACCTGCTAAAGACTGCTTTCCCTCACCTGCAAGA TGCTCAGGTGAAGGTGTTTGTAACAGGATTGTTTAGCCTGAATCAGGACATCCCTGCTTTTAAAGAGCATCTGAGGGACTTCCTAGTGCAAATCAAG GAGTTTGCTGGCGAGGACACAACGGACCTGttcctggaggagagggaggcggctCTGCGCCAAGCACAGGACgagaaacacaaaatccagatGTCGGTGCCCGGTATTCTCAACCCCCATGAGCTGCCAGAGGAGATGTGCGACTGA
- the fam161a gene encoding protein FAM161B isoform X2 → MERTPVQLEYEDSGSSSDFCDEDCLGKGGPVIIKECRAPGNHLDLRELFFSNEEYYSKLEELKKAHLHTMAELERMYWRKLQLKSLEPLDIPTLNVGHRSLGSHSCSAGSVRLRKSHSAVELRRNSGESDSSDENEPASSDVEKGLLFSPKEHIKNMWQDFKLSPHSHHLSSSSLHSLPVDQKRRQTGKGKKRQLDGDKDHWKHRVTVPKPFQMTLREAEKRKHGIKTRSEIELENAELRRQLEDLTECQRKFRASPVPAHVHLPLYDELQGRKEERRRSTREKEEQHLRLIQKPFSFLERERLKKEQKHLRHSQLPDQEKVKPFKAKPVPKSVYAAASGEQMKEEQLYRSIKIKMRAQELLHRAAVPPSMLARRLSERNKNKDDNDEGEKNLSHTPQINKEVPDFKASYRRFQKHLEKRKEVRPTTTCEPFELKTSQISSHRERILADIEKDQQSPRMLRWPHISPGPVRTPNSSLCSSLSGSLEILPSKVTDATKKRHEAVRKALEQRKKAEEEEERWRERQKQREKRLQKVVLKRAQANDPHLALTQTHQTKLKEFRKQDFQRRKEYQQEIKDMQQRVKRRPLLLEQVAQKNAKQAAEKRYTDALHGCNLTEEFISSEADKSGSGCRATSSNGSKQSGQLEADVGCEPVLYRKVFLDDEEVSDDGGKEDETSQNHCDGDHPSDSESCHYSDDHENYSDDSVHDADTTQ, encoded by the exons ATGGAGCGGACGCCGGTGCAG CTCGAGTATGAAGACTCAGGCTCAAGCTCTGACTTCTGTGATGAGGATTGTCTTGGGAAAGGTGGTCCTGTCATAATAAAAGAATGCAGAGCCCCAGGCAACCACCTGGATCTCAGGGAACTCTTTTTCTCCAATGAGGAATACTACAGCAAGCTGGAAGAACTGAAGAAAGCCCATCTCCACACTATGGCCGAGCTGGAGCGCATGTATTGGCGAAAGCTTCAGCTCAAGTCATTGGAGCCATTAGACATACCAACACTAAATGTGGGACACAG GTCACTGGGgtcacacagctgctctgcaggctCAGTTCGTTTGAGGAAGTCACACTCTGCTGTTGAACTTAGGAGGAACTCTGGAGAGTCCGACTCATCAGATGAGAATGAACCAGCCAGTAGCGATGTAGAAAAAGGCCTGCTTTTTTCTCCCAAAGAGCATATTAAGAACATGTGGCAGGACTTTAAGCTGTCTCCTCACAGTCATCACCTGTCGTCCTCCTCGCTTCACAGCCTGCCAGTGGACCAGAAGAGACGGCAAACGGGAAAAGGAAAGAAGCGACAGCTGGATGGAGACAAGGACCATTGGAAACACCGAGTGACTGTTCCAAAACCTTTTCAGATGACACTGCGTGAAGCTGAGAAGAGAAAACATGGTATAAAGACCCGATCAGAGATTGAACTGGAGAATGCTGAGTTGCGCCGGCAACTAGAAGACCTGACAGAGTGCCAGAGAAAATTCCGCGCCAGCCCTGTACCCGCCCATGTTCACCTCCCACTTTATGACGAGCTGCAGGGGCGGAAGGAAGAAAGACGTCGAAGCACACGtgaaaaggaggagcagcatctTCGATTAATCCAGAAACCTTTCAGCTTTCTAGAACGGGAACGGCTAAAGAAGGAGCAGAAACATCTGCGTCATTCACAACTACCTGATCAGGAGAAAGTGAAACCTTTCAAGGCCAAGCCTGTGCCCAAGTCGGTGTATGCAGCAGCATCCGGggagcagatgaaggaggagcagctctATCGGTCTATCAAGATAAAGATGAGAGCTCAGGAGTTGCTCCACCGTGCTGCAGTGCCTCCTAGCATGCTTGCACGACGACTCAGTGAACggaataaaaacaaagatgacAATGATGAAGGGGAGAAAAACCTTTCACACACACCCCAGATTAACAAAGAGGTACCTGACTTCAAAGCCAGTTATAGACGCTTCCAGAAGCACCTGGAGAAACGGAAAGAAGTGAGGCCCACAACCACGTGTGAACCCTTTGAACTAAAAACGTCACAGATCTCCTCACATCGTGAGCGCATCCTGGCTGATATCGAAAAAGACCAGCAAAGTCCTCGGATGCTGCGCTGGCCACACATTAGCCCTGGACCTGTTCGGACACCAAACTCAAGCCTCTGCTCATCCCTGTCTGGCAGCCTGGAGATACTGCCTTCTAAAGTCACAGATGCCACCAAAAAGCGTCATGAGGCTGTGAG AAAAgctctggagcagaggaagaaggcggaggaggaggaggagcgttggagggagagacagaagcaACGGGAGAAAAGACTGCAGAAGGTGGTTTTGAAACGGGCCCAGGCCAATGACCCTCACCTGGCTCTGACACAGACCCATCAGACCAAGCTCAAAGAATTCAG GAAACAAGACTTTCAGCGAAGAAAGGAATATCAGCAGGAGATAAAAGACATGCAGCAGAGAGTGAAGAGGAGGCCGCTGCTATTGGAGCAAGTTGCACAA AAAAATGCCAAACAGGCAGCAGAGAAGCGGTACACAGACGCCCTGCACGGTTGTAATCTGACTGAAGAGTTCATCAGCAGCGAGGCAGACAAATCTGGATCTGGCTGCAGAGCCACCTCGTCTAATGGCAGCAAACAAAG TGGCCAGTTGGAGGCAGACGTGGGATGTGAACCTGTTCTCTACAGAAAGGTTTTCTTGGATGATGAAGAGGTGTCTGATGACGGAGGGAAGGAGGATGAGACTTCACAAAACCATTGCGATGGGGACCACCCCTCTGATTCTGAGAGTTGCCACTACTCGGATGATCATGAGAATTATTCAGATGACAGTGTGCATGATGCGGACACTACACAGTAA
- the fam161a gene encoding protein FAM161A isoform X1 produces the protein MENAHRTNVLVTSCLKTPVDPQTKAPLASYERERVLPYKATGQMDNRNYEKELEYEDSGSSSDFCDEDCLGKGGPVIIKECRAPGNHLDLRELFFSNEEYYSKLEELKKAHLHTMAELERMYWRKLQLKSLEPLDIPTLNVGHRSLGSHSCSAGSVRLRKSHSAVELRRNSGESDSSDENEPASSDVEKGLLFSPKEHIKNMWQDFKLSPHSHHLSSSSLHSLPVDQKRRQTGKGKKRQLDGDKDHWKHRVTVPKPFQMTLREAEKRKHGIKTRSEIELENAELRRQLEDLTECQRKFRASPVPAHVHLPLYDELQGRKEERRRSTREKEEQHLRLIQKPFSFLERERLKKEQKHLRHSQLPDQEKVKPFKAKPVPKSVYAAASGEQMKEEQLYRSIKIKMRAQELLHRAAVPPSMLARRLSERNKNKDDNDEGEKNLSHTPQINKEVPDFKASYRRFQKHLEKRKEVRPTTTCEPFELKTSQISSHRERILADIEKDQQSPRMLRWPHISPGPVRTPNSSLCSSLSGSLEILPSKVTDATKKRHEAVRKALEQRKKAEEEEERWRERQKQREKRLQKVVLKRAQANDPHLALTQTHQTKLKEFRKQDFQRRKEYQQEIKDMQQRVKRRPLLLEQVAQKNAKQAAEKRYTDALHGCNLTEEFISSEADKSGSGCRATSSNGSKQSGQLEADVGCEPVLYRKVFLDDEEVSDDGGKEDETSQNHCDGDHPSDSESCHYSDDHENYSDDSVHDADTTQ, from the exons ATGGAAAACGCACACCGGACAAACGTTCTGGTCACATCGTGTTTGAAAACGCCGGTGGACCCGCAAACCAAGGCGCCGTTAGCTTCTTACGAGCGGGAGCGAGTCCTGCCCTACAAGGCTACGGGTCAAATGGACAACCGGAACTACGAGAAGGAG CTCGAGTATGAAGACTCAGGCTCAAGCTCTGACTTCTGTGATGAGGATTGTCTTGGGAAAGGTGGTCCTGTCATAATAAAAGAATGCAGAGCCCCAGGCAACCACCTGGATCTCAGGGAACTCTTTTTCTCCAATGAGGAATACTACAGCAAGCTGGAAGAACTGAAGAAAGCCCATCTCCACACTATGGCCGAGCTGGAGCGCATGTATTGGCGAAAGCTTCAGCTCAAGTCATTGGAGCCATTAGACATACCAACACTAAATGTGGGACACAG GTCACTGGGgtcacacagctgctctgcaggctCAGTTCGTTTGAGGAAGTCACACTCTGCTGTTGAACTTAGGAGGAACTCTGGAGAGTCCGACTCATCAGATGAGAATGAACCAGCCAGTAGCGATGTAGAAAAAGGCCTGCTTTTTTCTCCCAAAGAGCATATTAAGAACATGTGGCAGGACTTTAAGCTGTCTCCTCACAGTCATCACCTGTCGTCCTCCTCGCTTCACAGCCTGCCAGTGGACCAGAAGAGACGGCAAACGGGAAAAGGAAAGAAGCGACAGCTGGATGGAGACAAGGACCATTGGAAACACCGAGTGACTGTTCCAAAACCTTTTCAGATGACACTGCGTGAAGCTGAGAAGAGAAAACATGGTATAAAGACCCGATCAGAGATTGAACTGGAGAATGCTGAGTTGCGCCGGCAACTAGAAGACCTGACAGAGTGCCAGAGAAAATTCCGCGCCAGCCCTGTACCCGCCCATGTTCACCTCCCACTTTATGACGAGCTGCAGGGGCGGAAGGAAGAAAGACGTCGAAGCACACGtgaaaaggaggagcagcatctTCGATTAATCCAGAAACCTTTCAGCTTTCTAGAACGGGAACGGCTAAAGAAGGAGCAGAAACATCTGCGTCATTCACAACTACCTGATCAGGAGAAAGTGAAACCTTTCAAGGCCAAGCCTGTGCCCAAGTCGGTGTATGCAGCAGCATCCGGggagcagatgaaggaggagcagctctATCGGTCTATCAAGATAAAGATGAGAGCTCAGGAGTTGCTCCACCGTGCTGCAGTGCCTCCTAGCATGCTTGCACGACGACTCAGTGAACggaataaaaacaaagatgacAATGATGAAGGGGAGAAAAACCTTTCACACACACCCCAGATTAACAAAGAGGTACCTGACTTCAAAGCCAGTTATAGACGCTTCCAGAAGCACCTGGAGAAACGGAAAGAAGTGAGGCCCACAACCACGTGTGAACCCTTTGAACTAAAAACGTCACAGATCTCCTCACATCGTGAGCGCATCCTGGCTGATATCGAAAAAGACCAGCAAAGTCCTCGGATGCTGCGCTGGCCACACATTAGCCCTGGACCTGTTCGGACACCAAACTCAAGCCTCTGCTCATCCCTGTCTGGCAGCCTGGAGATACTGCCTTCTAAAGTCACAGATGCCACCAAAAAGCGTCATGAGGCTGTGAG AAAAgctctggagcagaggaagaaggcggaggaggaggaggagcgttggagggagagacagaagcaACGGGAGAAAAGACTGCAGAAGGTGGTTTTGAAACGGGCCCAGGCCAATGACCCTCACCTGGCTCTGACACAGACCCATCAGACCAAGCTCAAAGAATTCAG GAAACAAGACTTTCAGCGAAGAAAGGAATATCAGCAGGAGATAAAAGACATGCAGCAGAGAGTGAAGAGGAGGCCGCTGCTATTGGAGCAAGTTGCACAA AAAAATGCCAAACAGGCAGCAGAGAAGCGGTACACAGACGCCCTGCACGGTTGTAATCTGACTGAAGAGTTCATCAGCAGCGAGGCAGACAAATCTGGATCTGGCTGCAGAGCCACCTCGTCTAATGGCAGCAAACAAAG TGGCCAGTTGGAGGCAGACGTGGGATGTGAACCTGTTCTCTACAGAAAGGTTTTCTTGGATGATGAAGAGGTGTCTGATGACGGAGGGAAGGAGGATGAGACTTCACAAAACCATTGCGATGGGGACCACCCCTCTGATTCTGAGAGTTGCCACTACTCGGATGATCATGAGAATTATTCAGATGACAGTGTGCATGATGCGGACACTACACAGTAA
- the cct4 gene encoding T-complex protein 1 subunit delta isoform X2, with amino-acid sequence MDKMIQDEKGDVTITNDGATILKQMQVLHPAAKMLVELSKAQDIEAGDGTTSVVVIAGALLDACSKLLQKGIHPTIISESFQKAVDKGVEVLTAMSRPVQLSDRETLLNSATTSLCSKVVSQYSSLLAPMSVDAVMRVIDPGSATSVDLQDIKIIKKLGGTIDDCELVDGLVLTQKVANTGVTRVEKAKIGLIQFCLSPPKTDMDNQIVVSDYAQMDRVLREERAYILNLVKQIKKAGCNVLLIQKSILRDALSDLALHFLNKMKIMVVKEIEREDIEFICKTIGTKPIAHIDHFTPEMLGTAELAEEVNLNGSGKLIKITGCTSPGKTVSIVVRGSNKLVIEEAERSIHDALCVIRCLVKKRALIAGGGAPEIELAVRLAEYSRTLAGMEAYCVRAYGDALEVIPSTLAENAGLNPISTVTELRNRHAQGDKMAGINVRKGGISNILEELVVQPLLVSISALTLATETVRSILKIDDVVNTR; translated from the exons ATGGACAAGATG ATCCAGGATGAGAAAGGTGACGTGACCATTACCAACGACGGGGCCACCATCCTTAAGCAGATGCAggtcctccacccagcagccaaAATG CTGGTAGAACTGTCCAAAGCCCAGGACATCGAGGCTGGTGACGGCACAACCTCTGTCGTGGTGATTGCTGGAGCGCTGCTGGACGCCTGCTCTAAACTGTTGCAGAAAG GTATCCACCCCACCATCATCTCGGAGTCGTTCCAGAAGGCGGTGGACAAGGGCGTGGAAGTGCTGACAGCCATGAGCCGTCCAGTGCAGCTGAGCGACCGCGAGACGCTGCTCAACAGTGCCACCACGTCGCTGTGCTCCAAGGTGGTGTCTCAGTACTCCAGCCTGCTGGCACCCATGAGCGTCGATGCTGTTATGAGAGTGATCGACCCGGGCAGCGCCACCAGCGTTGACCTACAGGACATCAAAATCATCAAGAAGCTTGG AGGGACCATTGATGACTGTGAGCTTGTGGATGGCTTGGTACTGACCCAGAAAGTGGCTAATACCGGTGTGACCCGTGTGGAGAAGGCCAAGATCGGCCTCATCCAGTTCTGCCTGTCTCCTCCTAAAACAGAC ATGGACAACCAGATTGTTGTGTCAGACTATGCCCAGATGGATCGTGTGCTGCGTGAGGAGCGCGCTTACATCCTCAACTTGGTCAAACAGATCAAGAAGGCTGGCTGCAACGTGCTGCTGATCCAGAAATCCATCCTCAG AGATGCGCTGAGTGACCTTGCACTTCACTTCCTCAACAAAATGAAGATTATGGTGGTgaaagagatagagagagaagaCATTGAGTTCATCTGCAAG ACTATAGGAACCAAACCCATTGCCCACATTGACCACTTCACTCCAGAGATGCTGGGCACGGCAGAGCTGGCGGAGGAGGTCAACCTCAATGGCTCTGGGAAACTGATCAAG ATCACAGGCTGCACCAGCCCTGGGAAGACGGTGAGCATTGTGGTTCGAGGCTCCAACAAGCTGGTCATCGAAGAGGCAGAACGCTCCATCCACGATGCTCTGTGTGTCATCCGTTGCCTGGTGAAGAAGAG AGCCTTGATAGCTGGTGGTGGTGCTCCAGAAATCGAGCTCGCTGTGCGTCTGGCTGAGTACTCCCGCACGCTGGCTGGCATGGAGGCCTACTGCGTGCGAGCGTATGGCGATGCATTGGAGGTGATTCCCTCCACATTGGCCGAGAACGCCGGCTTGAACCCAATCTCCACTGTGACAGAGCTCCGCAACAGGCATGCACAGGGAGACAAGATGGCTGGCATCAACGTCCGTAAG GGGGGTATTTCCAACATCCTAGAGGAGCTGGTGGTGCAGCCTTTACTGGTTTCTATCAGTGCACTGACCCTGGCCACAGAAACAGTCCGCAGCATTCTCAAGATTGATGATGTG GTGAACACCCGATAA
- the cct4 gene encoding T-complex protein 1 subunit delta isoform X1 has product MPEAMATPRVSNGGKNKGGAYVDRDKPAQIRFSNISAAKAVADAIRTSLGPKGMDKMIQDEKGDVTITNDGATILKQMQVLHPAAKMLVELSKAQDIEAGDGTTSVVVIAGALLDACSKLLQKGIHPTIISESFQKAVDKGVEVLTAMSRPVQLSDRETLLNSATTSLCSKVVSQYSSLLAPMSVDAVMRVIDPGSATSVDLQDIKIIKKLGGTIDDCELVDGLVLTQKVANTGVTRVEKAKIGLIQFCLSPPKTDMDNQIVVSDYAQMDRVLREERAYILNLVKQIKKAGCNVLLIQKSILRDALSDLALHFLNKMKIMVVKEIEREDIEFICKTIGTKPIAHIDHFTPEMLGTAELAEEVNLNGSGKLIKITGCTSPGKTVSIVVRGSNKLVIEEAERSIHDALCVIRCLVKKRALIAGGGAPEIELAVRLAEYSRTLAGMEAYCVRAYGDALEVIPSTLAENAGLNPISTVTELRNRHAQGDKMAGINVRKGGISNILEELVVQPLLVSISALTLATETVRSILKIDDVVNTR; this is encoded by the exons ATGCCCGAAGCGATGGCGACACCGAGAGTCTCAAACGGAGGCAAAAACAAAGGAGGGGCGTATGTGGACCGTGACAAGCCGGCCCAGATTCGGTTCAGTAACATATCTGCAGCCAAAG CTGTTGCAGATGCAATCAGAACCAGCCTGGGACCCAAAGGCATGGACAAGATG ATCCAGGATGAGAAAGGTGACGTGACCATTACCAACGACGGGGCCACCATCCTTAAGCAGATGCAggtcctccacccagcagccaaAATG CTGGTAGAACTGTCCAAAGCCCAGGACATCGAGGCTGGTGACGGCACAACCTCTGTCGTGGTGATTGCTGGAGCGCTGCTGGACGCCTGCTCTAAACTGTTGCAGAAAG GTATCCACCCCACCATCATCTCGGAGTCGTTCCAGAAGGCGGTGGACAAGGGCGTGGAAGTGCTGACAGCCATGAGCCGTCCAGTGCAGCTGAGCGACCGCGAGACGCTGCTCAACAGTGCCACCACGTCGCTGTGCTCCAAGGTGGTGTCTCAGTACTCCAGCCTGCTGGCACCCATGAGCGTCGATGCTGTTATGAGAGTGATCGACCCGGGCAGCGCCACCAGCGTTGACCTACAGGACATCAAAATCATCAAGAAGCTTGG AGGGACCATTGATGACTGTGAGCTTGTGGATGGCTTGGTACTGACCCAGAAAGTGGCTAATACCGGTGTGACCCGTGTGGAGAAGGCCAAGATCGGCCTCATCCAGTTCTGCCTGTCTCCTCCTAAAACAGAC ATGGACAACCAGATTGTTGTGTCAGACTATGCCCAGATGGATCGTGTGCTGCGTGAGGAGCGCGCTTACATCCTCAACTTGGTCAAACAGATCAAGAAGGCTGGCTGCAACGTGCTGCTGATCCAGAAATCCATCCTCAG AGATGCGCTGAGTGACCTTGCACTTCACTTCCTCAACAAAATGAAGATTATGGTGGTgaaagagatagagagagaagaCATTGAGTTCATCTGCAAG ACTATAGGAACCAAACCCATTGCCCACATTGACCACTTCACTCCAGAGATGCTGGGCACGGCAGAGCTGGCGGAGGAGGTCAACCTCAATGGCTCTGGGAAACTGATCAAG ATCACAGGCTGCACCAGCCCTGGGAAGACGGTGAGCATTGTGGTTCGAGGCTCCAACAAGCTGGTCATCGAAGAGGCAGAACGCTCCATCCACGATGCTCTGTGTGTCATCCGTTGCCTGGTGAAGAAGAG AGCCTTGATAGCTGGTGGTGGTGCTCCAGAAATCGAGCTCGCTGTGCGTCTGGCTGAGTACTCCCGCACGCTGGCTGGCATGGAGGCCTACTGCGTGCGAGCGTATGGCGATGCATTGGAGGTGATTCCCTCCACATTGGCCGAGAACGCCGGCTTGAACCCAATCTCCACTGTGACAGAGCTCCGCAACAGGCATGCACAGGGAGACAAGATGGCTGGCATCAACGTCCGTAAG GGGGGTATTTCCAACATCCTAGAGGAGCTGGTGGTGCAGCCTTTACTGGTTTCTATCAGTGCACTGACCCTGGCCACAGAAACAGTCCGCAGCATTCTCAAGATTGATGATGTG GTGAACACCCGATAA